From the Brachybacterium sillae genome, the window CTTCGTGTGGTTCCCCGCCGACGAGGACGGCGGCCACCGCGTGAAGGACATCCGTTCCGGGGACCAGACCGATGCCGACCCTGCGACCTGGATGCCCGCCGAGGAGGACCGCCTGGTGCGGGTCACGCCGGTCGACCCGGCGCGGTGACGGTGCTCATGGTAGGGTCGGGGCCGGAATCCCCCGCTTCGGAAGGACGTTGAGCCGGACATGGCCACCATCACTCTGACCACGCAGAACCACGACGAGACCGTCAAGGACGGCATCGTCCTCATCGACTTCTGGGCCGGCTGGTGCATGCCGTGCCAGCGCTTCGCTCCGATCTTCGAGAAGAGCTCCGAGAAGCACCAGGACATCACCTTCGCGAAGGTCGACACCGAGGACCAGCAGCAGCTGGCCATGCAGTACGGCGTGACCTCCATCCCGACGATCGTCATCTACCGCGAGGGCGTCCCGGTGTTCTCGCAGCCCGGTGCTCTGCGCGAGGCCGATCTGGAGGATCTGATCGGCAAGGTCCGCGCGCTGGACATGGACGAGGTGCGCGCCGCCTACGAGCAGGCGAAGGCCGAGGCCGAGAAGCGCGGCTGACACCTCCGCGTCGCCGCTCGCACGGCGCCGACACCACGCGCGAACGGGGCCCGCCACCAGTCGGTGGCGGGCCTCGTTCGTCATCCTGGGAGCCTGCCGCGGGCCGTCGGGCTCAGCGTCGCATCAGCGCTCCATGGATGGTGCGCTGTGTCAGCGGTCGTGGTGGCGCGGACCCCGGGCCTTCTTCGCCTGGAACCTGTCATGCCGGGCACCGGTGCGGTCGCCGCGCGGGCCGCGGTCGTCCCAGTCGCGGCGCTCCCCGCGCCATTCGCGGCGCTCACCACGACCACGGCGATCCTCCCGGTCGTCCCGGCCGGCGCGGTCCCGACGCTCGTCACGGCCGCGGCGATCGTTCCGGTCATCCCGGTCGCGGCGGGGACCACGATCCGGGCTGACCCGCAGGGCGCGACCGCCGATCCGGGCGCTGCCCAGCCGATCGAGCTGCTCAGGCGACAGACGCCCCTTCAGCTGCACGATGCTGAACGACCCGAAGATGCTGATCTTGCCGACCTCCTTGCCGGTGAGGCCGCCCTCCCCGGTGAGCGCACCGACGATCGCCCCGGGCTTGACACCCTGGGCGTGCCCCACGGCGACCCGGTACGCGGTGTACCCGGGCTCGGGACGGGGGCTGCGCTCCGGACGGCCGCGATGCCCGCGGCCCTCGGGGTCGTCCTCGCCGTCGCGGTCGTGCCGGTCCCGGCCACGGCGCTCCTCCCCACGGAAGGATGCCCGCTCGAACTCCTCCTCCGCAGGAGCGTCGGCGGCCGGTCCCTCGTCCCCGATCGCCAGGGCCCCCAGCACCGCCGCCAGCCGCGCCGGATCCGCCCCGGTGCGTTCCAGGTACTCGGAGAGCATCTCCGTGTACAGGTCCAGGCGTCCGCGCTCCTCTCGTTCGGGCAGGCGCTCCAGCAGCTGCGCGAAACGATGCCGGGACACGTCCCGCGGGGAGGGGACGGTCATCTCCTCGATCTGCTGCCGGGTGGCCTTCTCGATCGCCCGCAGAGTGCGGCGCTCATGCGGCGCCACGAAGGTGACGGCATCACCGGTGCGGCCCGCACGGCCGGTGCGGCCGATCCGATGCACGTACGCCTCGGGCTCGCGAGGGACGTCGAAGTTCACGACCAGGCCGATGCGCTCCACATCCAGGCCGCGGGCGGCCACATCGGTGGCGACGAGCACCGTCAGGCTGCCGTCCCGCAACCGCTCGACGATCCGTTCACGCTCCTTCTGGGGCACGTCCCCGCTGATGGTGGCGGCGACGATCCCCTGGGTGACGAGTGCGGCACCGACCTCCTCCGCGGCGGAACGGGTGCGCACGAACACGATCGCCGCCTGAGCCGGGGAGGTGGCGAGGACCCGCACCAGGGCGCCCGTCTTGTGGCGGAAGGGCACCACCGCGTAGCGCTGGGTGACGTTCGCGACGGTGGTCGACTGCCGTGCGACCGTCACCTTCACCGGGTCGGTCATGTGCTCCTCGGCGACCCGTTCGATCGCCGGGGGCATGGTCGCGGAGAACAGCGCCACCTGCCGGGTGGCGGGGGAGTGGGACAGGATCTCCTCGACGTCCTCCGCGAAGCCCATCCGGAGCATCTCGTCGGCCTCATCCAGCACCGCGTAGCGCACCGCGTCCAGGCGCAGCGTGCCCTTGCGCATGTGGTCCATGACGCGGCCGGGGGTCCCCACGACGACCTGGGCGCCGCGCGCCAGCGCCCGCTCCTGCGGACCGTAGGGGGAGCCGCCGTAGACCGCGACGACCTCCAGCTGCGCCACCTGCGCGGCGAAGGAGCTGATCGCATCGGCCACCTGCATCGCCAGTTCGCGCGTGGGGGCCAGGACCAGGGCCTGCACGTCCCGCACCTGCGGGTCGACGGCCGCGAGCAGCGGCAGGCCGAAGGCGGCGGTCTTGCCGGTGCCGGTCTGTGCCACACCGATCACGTCCCGTCCCGACAGCAGGGCGGGGATCGCCTGCTCCTGTATCGGGGAGGGGGTGCGGTACCCGAGGGCGTCGACGGCGCGACGCAGCTCGGGCGTAAGGCCCAACGCATCGAAACCGGCGGGGACGGGGGCGCCATCGGCGGCGTCGAGTCCGCCGTGGGTGTCGGTGCGGGCGACGTCCTCGGCCGGCGCGGAGGCGGCGTCGTCGGCGGGTTCGGTGGGGGGAGTCGGGGCGACGTCGGTCATGGCGTCCTTCTGGTCGGTGGAGGACCCACACGCTCGCAGATCAGGACAGCTCTCCACCCTACGGGGGCGAGGTGATCCGGGACAGGGCAGCGCCGGGCGAGATACCTCACGCGCGATAGGATCGCGCCCTGGATCCATCCCGCCTCGACGAAGGGAACCCCTGTGCTGCGCACTCATGACGCCGGCGCGCTCCGCGAAGAGCACATCGGCCAGACCGTCACGCTCGCCGGCTGGATCGGTCGTCGCCGTGATCACGGCGGTGTCACCTTCCTGGACCTGCGTGACGCCAGCGGGATCGCGCAGGTCGTGGTGCGTGAGGATGAGGCCCTGCACCTGCGTTCCGAGTACGTGATCCGCGTGACCGGCACCGTCGTGCGCCGCCCCGAGGGCAACGAGAATCCCGACCTGCCCACCGGCGCGATCGACGTCGACGCGCAGGAGGTCGAGGTGCTCAACCCCTCCGCGCCGCTGCCCTTCGTCATCGACGAGCGTACCGAGGTCGGCGAGGAGACCCGTCTGCGGTACCGGTACCTGGACCTGCGCCGCCCCGCCCCCGCGCGGGCGCTCAGGCTGCGCTCGGCCGTGAACCGTGCCGCCCGCGAGACCCTCCTCGACGAGGGCTTCGTCGAGATCGAGACCCCGACCCTCACCCGCTCCACTCCCGAGGGCGCCCGCGACTTCCTGGTGCCCGCGCGTCTGTCGCCCGGATCCTGGTACGCCCTGCCGCAGTCGCCGCAGCTGTTCAAGCAGCTGCTGATGGTGGCGGGTATGGAGAAGTACTTCCAGCTGGCCCGCTGTTACCGCGACGAGGACTTCCGCGCCGACCGGCAGCCGGAGTTCACACAGCTCGACATCGAGATGAGCTTCGTGGACCAGGAGGACGTCATCGCCCTCGCGGAGCGCGTGGTGCAGCGGGTGTGGGCCGTCGCCGGCCACGAGGTCACCACCCCGATCCCGCGCATCACCTACGAGGAGTCGATGCGCCGCTACGGCTCGGACAAGCCCGACCTGCGCTTCGACCTCGAGATCAGCGAGATGACGGAGTACTTCGCCGACACCCCGTTCCGGGTGTTCCAGGCGCCGTACGTCGGGGCGATCGTCATGGCCGGTGGCGCCTCCCAGCCGCGTCGCACCCTCGACGCCTGGCAGGAGTTCGCCAAGCAGCGGGGCGCGAAGGGCCTCGCCTACGTGCTGGTGGAGGAGGACGGCACCCTCGGCGGCCCGGTCGCGAAGAACCTCTCCGACGCCGAGCGCGAGGGCCTCGCCCAGGCCGTCGGCGCCGCCCCCGGGGACTGCGTGTTTTTCGCCGCCGGTGAGGCGAAGTCCTCCCGCGCCCTGCTGGGTGCGGTGCGCAACGAGATCGCCGAGCGCCTCGGCCTCATCGACCATGACGCCTTCTCCTTCGTGTGGGTGGTCGACGCCCCCATGTTCGAGCCCGCCGGGGACGCCGTGGCCGCCGGGGATGTGGCAGTGGGCAGCGGCGCCTGGACGGCCGTGCACCACGCCTTCACCTCACCGAAGCCGGAGTTCCTTGACACCTTCGACCAGGATCCGGGGTCGGCCCTCGCCTACGCCTACGACATCGTCTGCAACGGCAACGAGATCGGCGGCGGGTCCATCCGTATCCACCGCCGGGATGTGCAGGAGCGCGTCTTCCAGGTGATGGGAATCGATGAGGAGGCCGCGCGCGAGAAGTTCGGCTTCCTGCTGGATGCCTTCGCCTTCGGTGCCCCGCCCCACGGCGGCATCGCCTTCGGCTGGGACCGCATCGTCGCGCTGCTCTCCGGCAGTGAGTCGATCCGCGACGTCATCGCGTTCCCCAAGTCCGGCGGCGGGTACGACCCGTTGACCCAGGCCCCCGCGCCGATCACCGCTCAGCAGCGCAAGGAGGCCGGGGTGGACGCCACGCCGGCGGGAGCTGCGGCGCCGCGTCGCGGCCAGGCAGCCCCCGAGGGCGCGCCCGGCGGCGGCGGCGCCGACGGGTCCGCCGCGAAGGGCTGAGTGCGGCCGACGGGCTGAGGCTGCCGCGCCGCGCCGGTCCGTCGAGAGACCCGACGGGAAAGGGCCCGACCACCCACGGTGGTCGGGCCCCTCTCCCGTCTGTGACCGCGGGGTGCGTCAACGAGGCGCCTGGCCCCGCCCCACCTGCGGCTTCGGCAGGCGCAGCATCCGCATCTGGATGCTGCGCAGGATCCCGTAGCTCACGAGCCCCTGGCCCACGGAACCGAAGCGTTCGGTGAGCGCCGCCCGCAGGCGCCGCCGCAGCACGACCGCATCGATCGCCGTCAGGGCGATACCGCCCCACAGGACGATGAGCATGAGGATGTTCGCCAGCCCATAGAGATCCGGACGCAGCAGCGGCAGGATCAGGGTGACCATCAGGATCACCAGCGCCACCGGGAAGAACAGTTCACCGACGTTCCAGCGGGCATCGACCAGGTCCCGGACGAAGCGCCGCTCCGGGCCCCGATGTGCCGGGGGCATGTTCGTCTCGTCCCCCGTCACCAGCGCCTGCTGGGTGCGCTGGCGCTCCTCGGCCCGATGCTGACGGTCGGCGGCCCGAGCGGCCTTCCGGTCGGCGGGCACCAGCGGCTTGCGACGTGCGGCGAGCGCTTCCGCGCGCGACCGGGTCGGGC encodes:
- a CDS encoding DEAD/DEAH box helicase: MTDVAPTPPTEPADDAASAPAEDVARTDTHGGLDAADGAPVPAGFDALGLTPELRRAVDALGYRTPSPIQEQAIPALLSGRDVIGVAQTGTGKTAAFGLPLLAAVDPQVRDVQALVLAPTRELAMQVADAISSFAAQVAQLEVVAVYGGSPYGPQERALARGAQVVVGTPGRVMDHMRKGTLRLDAVRYAVLDEADEMLRMGFAEDVEEILSHSPATRQVALFSATMPPAIERVAEEHMTDPVKVTVARQSTTVANVTQRYAVVPFRHKTGALVRVLATSPAQAAIVFVRTRSAAEEVGAALVTQGIVAATISGDVPQKERERIVERLRDGSLTVLVATDVAARGLDVERIGLVVNFDVPREPEAYVHRIGRTGRAGRTGDAVTFVAPHERRTLRAIEKATRQQIEEMTVPSPRDVSRHRFAQLLERLPEREERGRLDLYTEMLSEYLERTGADPARLAAVLGALAIGDEGPAADAPAEEEFERASFRGEERRGRDRHDRDGEDDPEGRGHRGRPERSPRPEPGYTAYRVAVGHAQGVKPGAIVGALTGEGGLTGKEVGKISIFGSFSIVQLKGRLSPEQLDRLGSARIGGRALRVSPDRGPRRDRDDRNDRRGRDERRDRAGRDDREDRRGRGERREWRGERRDWDDRGPRGDRTGARHDRFQAKKARGPRHHDR
- a CDS encoding DUF3043 domain-containing protein translates to MTSRKYIPPADADDAARPVASSPVEDTSSRGGEPAKRPAGKGRPTRSRAEALAARRKPLVPADRKAARAADRQHRAEERQRTQQALVTGDETNMPPAHRGPERRFVRDLVDARWNVGELFFPVALVILMVTLILPLLRPDLYGLANILMLIVLWGGIALTAIDAVVLRRRLRAALTERFGSVGQGLVSYGILRSIQMRMLRLPKPQVGRGQAPR
- the trxA gene encoding thioredoxin, with the translated sequence MATITLTTQNHDETVKDGIVLIDFWAGWCMPCQRFAPIFEKSSEKHQDITFAKVDTEDQQQLAMQYGVTSIPTIVIYREGVPVFSQPGALREADLEDLIGKVRALDMDEVRAAYEQAKAEAEKRG
- the aspS gene encoding aspartate--tRNA ligase, translating into MLRTHDAGALREEHIGQTVTLAGWIGRRRDHGGVTFLDLRDASGIAQVVVREDEALHLRSEYVIRVTGTVVRRPEGNENPDLPTGAIDVDAQEVEVLNPSAPLPFVIDERTEVGEETRLRYRYLDLRRPAPARALRLRSAVNRAARETLLDEGFVEIETPTLTRSTPEGARDFLVPARLSPGSWYALPQSPQLFKQLLMVAGMEKYFQLARCYRDEDFRADRQPEFTQLDIEMSFVDQEDVIALAERVVQRVWAVAGHEVTTPIPRITYEESMRRYGSDKPDLRFDLEISEMTEYFADTPFRVFQAPYVGAIVMAGGASQPRRTLDAWQEFAKQRGAKGLAYVLVEEDGTLGGPVAKNLSDAEREGLAQAVGAAPGDCVFFAAGEAKSSRALLGAVRNEIAERLGLIDHDAFSFVWVVDAPMFEPAGDAVAAGDVAVGSGAWTAVHHAFTSPKPEFLDTFDQDPGSALAYAYDIVCNGNEIGGGSIRIHRRDVQERVFQVMGIDEEAAREKFGFLLDAFAFGAPPHGGIAFGWDRIVALLSGSESIRDVIAFPKSGGGYDPLTQAPAPITAQQRKEAGVDATPAGAAAPRRGQAAPEGAPGGGGADGSAAKG